A single window of Doryrhamphus excisus isolate RoL2022-K1 chromosome 5, RoL_Dexc_1.0, whole genome shotgun sequence DNA harbors:
- the LOC131129191 gene encoding prothymosin alpha-A-like isoform X2: MADSKVECSAELSAKLKEKKLEEEKNGDDTTANGKTDEENGEQDNEEEDEVGEEEDDDGEGEEDDDEDDDLVAPTGKRTAEDDDDDDDDEDEVETKKQKTDK, translated from the exons ATGGCGGACAGCAAAGTGGAGTGCAGCGCGGAGCTGAGCGCCAAG ctgaaggagaagaaactggaggaggagaagaacgGAGACGACACCACCGCCAACGGAAAGACT GACGAGGAGAATGGTGAGCAGGACAACGAGGAAGAGGATGAAGTgggagaggaggaagacgacGATGGAGAAG GTGAGGAGGACGACGATGAAGACGATGACCTCGTTGCACCTACAGGGAAGAGGACAGCAGAggatgacgatgacgacgacgatgacgag GATGAAGTGGAGACCAAGAAGCAGAAGACGGACAAGTAG
- the LOC131129191 gene encoding prothymosin alpha-A-like isoform X1 translates to MADSKVECSAELSAKELKEKKLEEEKNGDDTTANGKTDEENGEQDNEEEDEVGEEEDDDGEGEEDDDEDDDLVAPTGKRTAEDDDDDDDDEDEVETKKQKTDK, encoded by the exons ATGGCGGACAGCAAAGTGGAGTGCAGCGCGGAGCTGAGCGCCAAG gagctgaaggagaagaaactggaggaggagaagaacgGAGACGACACCACCGCCAACGGAAAGACT GACGAGGAGAATGGTGAGCAGGACAACGAGGAAGAGGATGAAGTgggagaggaggaagacgacGATGGAGAAG GTGAGGAGGACGACGATGAAGACGATGACCTCGTTGCACCTACAGGGAAGAGGACAGCAGAggatgacgatgacgacgacgatgacgag GATGAAGTGGAGACCAAGAAGCAGAAGACGGACAAGTAG
- the lrrc40 gene encoding leucine-rich repeat-containing protein 40, producing MSRLRGKEPMDSLRGFRAPTSEPAVPCGLLKTARKSGQLNLSGRGLTEVPANVFRLNLDTPEEAKQNLSFGASERWWEQTDLTKLLLSSNQLTSLSEDIRLLPALSTLDLHDNQLQMLPSALGELQELQQLRLSHNQLTLLPMEVFSLKNLRSLTLQQNQLDVLPEELGQLEALTDLDVSNNQLMELPSSLGRLSCLQKLHLCHNKLTCLPDSLAQLTNVKLLDCSNNLLSDIPAGLSKMLALEQLYLRHNKLRFLPLLPAPALKELYVGNNQIERLEAEHLASLRVISLLELRDNKIKVLPEQVATLSTLTRLDLTNNDIGILPASLSLLPDLKTLLLEGNPLRGIRRELLTKGTNELLKFLRGRIKEEPDSAADRTTAMTLPSEATINIHNIKTLKSLVYSDKKADSIPDELFEAAAGHGITSVNFSKNQLIAVPPRLAEMQTLTELNLSFNRLTCCNYVCRLQQLVHLDLRNNQLSELPAELKNVTKLHSIILSYNKFKSFPEVLYNMVSLETILLSNNQVGGVDPTRLVQLVCLSTLDLSNNDLLSVPPELGLCTSLRSLSLEGNPFRTPRAAIVAKGTDAILEYLRSRIPT from the exons TGCCAGCGAATGTGTTTCGTCTCAACCTGGACACGCCGGAGGAAGCCAAACAGAACCTCTCCTTTGGAGCCTCGGAGCGCTGGTGGGAGCAGACGGATCTCACCAAGCTGCTGCTGTCGTCCAACCAGCTGACCTCCTTGTCTGAGGACATCAGACTGCTGCCCGCTCTTTCCACTCTGGAT CTACATGACAACCAGCTGCAGATGTTACCAAGCGCTTTGGGAGAGCTGCAGGAGCTGCAGCAGCTGCGGCTCAG TCACAACCAGCTGACGTTGCTGCCAATGGAGGTGTTCTCTCTGAAGAACCTCAGAAGCCTCACGCTGCAGCAGAACCAACTAGATGTCTTGCCAGAGGAGCTGGGACAGCTGGAGGCGCTGACTGATCTG GACGTGTCCAATAACCAGTTGATGGAGCTCCCCTCCAGCCTGGGTCGCCTCAGCTGTCTGCAGAAGCTCCACCTGTGTCACAACAAGCTCACTTGTCTGCCCGACAGCCTGGCACAGCTCACCA ATGTGAAGCTTCTGGACTGCAGCAACAATCTGCTGAGCGACATTCCCGCCGGTCTATCCAAGATGCTCGCTCTGGAGCAGCTGTACCTCCGACACAACAAGCTCCGCTTCCTCCCGCTGCTTCCCGCTCCTGCTCTCAAG GAGCTGTATGTGGGCAACAACCAGATCGAGAGGCTGGAGGCAGAGCATCTGGCCAGCTTGCGCGTCATCTCTCTGCTGGAGCTGCGAGACAACAAGATCAAGGTGCTGCCTGAGCAGGTGGCCACATTGAGCACGCTCACACGCCTTGACCTCACCAACAACGACATCGGCAT CCTTCCAGCGTCACTCAGCCTGCTGCCTGACTTGAAGACTCTGCTTTTGGAAGGGAATCCTCTGCGTGGGATCAGGAGGGAGCTGCTGACA AAAGGAACCAATGAGCTTCTGAAATTTCTGAGAGGAAGAATTAAAG AGGAGCCTGATAGTGCTGCTGACAGGACGACTGCCATGACGCTGCCCAGCGAGGCCACCATCAACATACACAACATCAAAACTCTCAAGTCGCTGGTGTACAG TGACAAGAAAGCCGACAGCATTCCGGATGAGCTCTTTGAGGCCGCAGCGGGTCACGGCATCACATCCGTCAACTTCAGCAAGAACCAGCTGATCGCCGTACCGCCAAG GCTGGCTGAGATGCAGACATTGACGGAGCTCAATCTATCTTTCAATCGACTCACCTGCTGCAATTATGTCTGCAGGCTGCAGCAGCTTGTGCACCTCGACCTcag GAACAACCAGCTGAGTGAGTTGCCAGCCGAGCTGAAGAATGTGACGAAGCTACACTCCATCATCCTCAGCTACAACAA GTTCAAGTCCTTCCCGGAGGTCCTGTATAACATGGTTTCCCTGGAAACTATCCTGCTGTCCAACAATCAGGTGGGAGGTGTGGATCCCACCCGCCTGGTCCAGCTGGTCTGCCTTTCAACACTGGACTTGTCCAACAACGACCTGCTCAGTGTGCCGCCTGAGCTGGGCCTTTGCACGAGCCTCAG GTCTCTCAGTCTGGAGGGAAATCCTTTCAGGACACCGCGAGCCGCCATTGTGGCCAAAGGAACTGACGCCATCCTGGAGTACCTGCGTAGTCGCATTCCCACATGA